The DNA region GATCACCGCCGGGTTCTCGTGCGACTTGCGCATGGGAAGTCCCCTGTCGGCCTCGTAGATGGCCTTCGCGCGGGCCATCCTGACCTCAGGGGTAGTCGGGAACGGCTGTCCGCCGCCGCCCAGACATCCGCCGGGGCACGCCATCACCTCGATGAAGTGATGGTCCGACTCGCCGTTCTTTATCGCCTCGAGCAAAGTGCGGGCGTTCGCCAGACCGTGAGCCACGGCGGCCTTCACCTTCAAGCCGTCAATGTCCACCGTCGCCTCGCGGATGCCGTCCATGCCGCGGACTGCGGTCACTTCGAGGTTGTCCAGCGCGCGGCCCGTCAGCACCTCATATGCGGTCCTGATCGCGGCCTCCATGACGCCGCCGGTGGCGCCGAAGATCACGCCCGCGCCGGTAGACATCCCCAGCGGGAGGTCGAACTCGCCGTCCGGCAGGTTCGGCAGGTCA from Armatimonadota bacterium includes:
- a CDS encoding iron hydrogenase small subunit — its product is IMPCAAKKFESERPEMFSSGYQDVDYVLTTREAAGMIKEAGIDLPNLPDGEFDLPLGMSTGAGVIFGATGGVMEAAIRTAYEVLTGRALDNLEVTAVRGMDGIREATVDIDGLKVKAAVAHGLANARTLLEAIKNGESDHHFIEVMACPGGCLGGGGQPFPTTPEVRMARAKAIYEADRGLPMRKSHENPAVIELYEQFLGKPNGEMSHKLLHTHYTVRESNPAIEMPEELAGTR